From Montipora foliosa isolate CH-2021 chromosome 6, ASM3666993v2, whole genome shotgun sequence, a single genomic window includes:
- the LOC138007107 gene encoding uncharacterized protein, with translation MWKMWRNSGHVLASWLMSSTMACRILLSRYSSSKTDLEIIFKKMKLRRHKCFEKSEEPLSGIEPLKTIYEDLDVIHVRKRQPHLLFLRSELMCQRLEYLQPSGIQARQKRKLIERSPPVLVLMENLDKNGAVNYLRGVIRLPKDGAEEIVHLFHPCSKLLVTRTFDFMERLSFIKGELRMVQESALKMLLEMPCLLLHSPPERFVVMHKYHLLSGYSLDRHTAKIYPPVYCNSLDINPRLFKRDADEHLASSFPRFMVADLLDYSYPKHYGEGQPEDLSKFLLNAEKRELREKYSKVM, from the coding sequence ATGTGGAAAATGTGGAGAAACAGTGGACATGTTTTAGCAAGTTGGTTAATGAGTTCAACTATGGCATGTCGCATTTTGTTGTCAAGATATTCTTCCTCGAAAACTGACTTAGaaatcatctttaaaaaaatgaagTTGAGGAGGCacaagtgctttgaaaaatctgAGGAGCCACTATCTGGGATAGAACCACTGAAGACCATTTATGAAGATCTTGACGTTATTCACGTTCGCAAGCGTCAACCCCACTTGTTATTCCTCCGCAGTGAATTAATGTGTCAGAGACTGGAATACCTTCAACCGTCAGGAATACAAGCACGACAGAAAAGGAAACTTATCGAAAGGTCCCCACCAGTTCTTGTGTTGATGGAAAACTTGGACAAAAACGGAGCCGTAAATTATCTGCGTGGGGTGATTCGATTGCCTAAAGATGGTGCAGAAGAGATCGTTCATTTGTTTCATCCGTGTTCCAAGCTGTTGGTTACACGAACTTTTGATTTCATGGAGCGGTTAAGTTTTATTAAAGGGGAGCTCCGAATGGTTCAGGAATCAGCATTAAAAATGCTTCTGGAAATGCCCTGCTTATTGTTGCATTCTCCACCAGAAAGATTTGTGGTCATGCATAAGTACCATCTCCTTAGTGGCTACAGTTTGGATCGGCATACTGCAAAAATATACCCCCCAGTTTACTGTAACAGCCTTGATATTAACCCCAGACTTTTCAAACGAGATGCTGATGAGCACCTGGCTTCTAGTTTTCCAAGATTTATGGTTGCTGACTTGTTGGATTACTCATACCCAAAGCATTATGGAGAAGGGCAGCCAGAAGACTTGTCAAAGTTTCTTCTAAATGCTGAAAAAAGGGAACTGCGCGAAAAATACAGCAAAGTTATGTAA